A genomic stretch from Solanum stenotomum isolate F172 chromosome 8, ASM1918654v1, whole genome shotgun sequence includes:
- the LOC125872463 gene encoding transcription factor MYB108-like, translating to MEQVSMEMKKGPWSLDEDSKLIHSISLFGQGRWNSLAHVVGLKRSGKSCRLRWLNYLQPNLRRGKITPQEQFLILLLHFRFGNRWSKIAENLPGRSDNDVKNYWRTKVQKHAKELHCEINSQQFRHFLLYQWMPSLLAQQIPTSSSELIVTENYSPNNINTCPNVNVISSSTDSFVTEDDSNIWNNLSSFEDGINISHDFSTPSDMTLYNYSSHDEDDQYYCHNYWASAEMLSLDEMDLWL from the exons ATGGAACAAGTATCAATGGAGATGAAGAAAGGACCTTGGAGTCTTGATGAAGACTCTAAACTCATCCATTCCATCTCCCTATTTGGACAAGGACGCTGGAATTCACTCGCTCACGTTGTTG GGTTGAAGCGTAGCGGTAAGAGTTGTAGACTAAGATGGCTGAATTATTTGCAGCCAAATTTACGACGAGGAAAAATAACTCCTCAAGAGCAGTTCCTTATTCTACTCCTTCATTTTCGCTTCGGAAATAG ATGGTCAAAGATAGCAGAAAATTTGCCTGGGAGAAGCGATAATGATGTTAAGAATTACTGGAGAACTAAAGTGCAAAAGCATGCAAAAGAGCTTCATTGCGAAATCAATAGCCAACAATTTCGACACTTCCTTCTCTATCAATGGATGCCTTCTCTGCTGGCTCAACAAATACCGACTTCTTCTTCTGAATTAATCGTGACGGAGAATTATTCTCCTAACAATATCAATACTTGTCCAAACGTTAATGTCATCTCATCATCAACGGATTCATTCGTAACAGAAGATGATAGTAATATTTGGAACAACTTGTCTAGTTTTGAAGATGGAATTAATATTTCTCATGATTTTTCAACACCTTCAGACATGACACTTTATAATTATTCATCTCATGATGAGGATGATCAGTACTACTGTCACAATTATTGGGCAAGTGCAGAAATGCTAAGTTTGGATGAAATGGACCTTTGGCTCTAA